From a region of the Manduca sexta isolate Smith_Timp_Sample1 chromosome 19, JHU_Msex_v1.0, whole genome shotgun sequence genome:
- the LOC115440353 gene encoding LOW QUALITY PROTEIN: MARCKS-related protein 1-B (The sequence of the model RefSeq protein was modified relative to this genomic sequence to represent the inferred CDS: deleted 1 base in 1 codon) codes for MADAAVEKKDAAAPEEVTSTESKESPVKKSPTKKAEVPESNGKENGTEEAAEEAPAENGDAEESNDATENGDATEKKEAGVKRKSAAADEVVEKTTPEKKAKVAEEPPAEAEEAAA; via the exons ATGGCAGACGCAGCCGTTGAAAAGAA AGACGCCGCCGCGCCTGAGGAGGTCACCTCCACCGAATCCAAGGAATCTCCAGTCAAAAAATCTCCCACCAAGAAAGCCGAAGTACCAGAGAGCAATGGAAAGGAAAACGGAACTGAGGAGGCGGCAGAAGAGGCGCCGGCAGAGAACGGAGACGCGGAAGAAAGCAACGACGCCACCGAAAACGGCGACGCGACAG AGAAGAAAGAGGCTGGTGTGAAAAGGAAATCTGCGGCAGCCGATGAGGTCGTCGAGAAGACCACACCTGAGAAGAAGGCGAAAGTAGCGGAGGAA CCCCCGGCAGAGGCGGAGGAGGCGGCCGCCTAA
- the LOC119189820 gene encoding uncharacterized protein LOC119189820 → MHYETVVLHAFNEDREQIDLSVASSFFKSRCMVYCNNELYDSTDISVEFDYDKINIKNFDSEKDNLKSYIKLKFLTKSKRDASALHEIDKLKKLRARLFEELTSESNVKHNQVNLETKDKSLFLLEFVRTDWYRSLFIDVRKMTVEVEKSIATLINYIVSETKSFSFDALKFDTKFDKSVEEEPIIDVNFTAEQEIAFPDIILDDDKGIPVVILSKLNLLDKIIFHENNSSGQVLPASFSKFKSTMECPLFLMNDKDISESIGYFYTLNVYKHFLENNINTEPRTRRPFHGGLVLIDTDEFDRYNDYILSATYFDSKKINFNVGLFYYVLWKNCDNKEWMDKNVVAQFQKYAMRRISLTVCKIGLSSLPLDPQINTSLLTALWYCVELSSCIFKDDAQNFNQERLRMFYGVAHCMLEILEYFNYNLDLKSIERRKELISHVMILKRIQKRREKVYYLLERIFKTADGFLVSEIEKPFNLYKLNYLKLNHKEILRDDVVEETVHLNDYVHLMHFVGDLETSAAGKSTHEICDKTFRPFFTIDQNKSFYTELVNITKKVVISNDDDKEKIKVNYESADTLEFDRILSLYKLFIRCVIDLEKYPALSEYIDYISKRKKYNNDLVTIFPSNVYNSILDVYTKYQMIVTKVDVSTFIMVCKRYVRRIERIKAEERIKFGSEDEINKFISTEELKVNFKKKV, encoded by the coding sequence ATGCATTACGAAACTGTCGTGCTCCATGCGTTTAATGAAGATCGGGAGCAAATCGACCTTTCCGTAGCATCGTCTTTCTTTAAAAGCCGTTGTATGGTTTATTGTAATAACGAACTTTATGATAGCACTGACATTTCCGTTGAGTTTGACtacgacaaaataaatattaaaaactttgattccgaaaaagataatttaaaatcgtACATTAAATTGAAGTTCCTCACTAAATCCAAACGAGATGCCAGTGCTTTGCACGAGATCGACAAACTGAAGAAGCTACGAGCTCGATTATTTGAGGAGTTGACATCGGAATCGAACGTAAAACATAACCAAGTTAACCTAGAAACAAAGGACAAAAGTTTATTTCTACTTGAATTTGTTCGTACCGATTGGTATAGGAGTCTCTTTATTGACGTCCGTAAGATGACGGTTGAAGTTGAGAAATCTATTGCAACGTTGATCAATTACATCGTCAGCGAGACTAAATCTTTCTCGTTTGACGCGTTGAAGTTTGACACGAAGTTTGACAAGTCCGTTGAAGAGGAACCGATCATTGACGTCAACTTCACAGCCGAACAGGAAATAGCTTTCCCCGATATAATTCTGGACGACGACAAAGGAATCCCTGTTGTAAttctttcaaaattaaatttgctgGACAAAATCATTTTCCATGAAAATAATTCTTCGGGTCAAGTCTTGCCTGCCagttttagtaaatttaaatcAACGATGGAGTGTCCATTGTTTTTGATGAACGATAAAGACATCAGTGAGTCTATTGGCTACTTTTACACTTTgaatgtttacaaacattttttggaaaacaatattaacactGAACCGCGAACACGAAGACCCTTTCATGGCGGCCTTGTGCTGATAGACACAGATGAATTCGATAGATACAACGACTACATTCTGTCGGCGACGTACTTCGATTCCAAAAAGATTAACTTCAATGTTGGGTTGTTCTACTACGTGCTGTGGAAGAACTGTGATAACAAAGAATGGATGGATAAAAATGTTGTCGCACAGTTCCAAAAGTATGCTATGCGACGAATAAGTCTAACAGTCTGCAAAATTGGGCTGTCATCTTTGCCATTAGATCCTCAAATTAACACATCGCTGCTAACTGCGTTGTGGTACTGCGTTGAACTGTCTTCTTGTATTTTCAAAGATGATGCACAAAATTTCAACCAAGAACGTTTAAGGATGTTCTATGGCGTAGCCCATTGTATGCTTGAAATCTTGGAGTACTTTAACTATAATCTAGATTTAAAATCTATTGAAAGACGTAAAGAACTAATCAGCCATGTGATGATTTTGAAGAGAATACAGAAACGTAGGGAGAAAGTTTACTATTTGTTGGAAAGGATCTTTAAGACTGCGGATGGTTTTCTCGTCAGTGAAATTGAAAAGCCGTTTAATCTCTACAAGCTGAATTATCTTAAATTGAACCACAAAGAAATTTTGCGCGACGATGTAGTTGAAGAAACGGTTCATTTGAATGACTATGTGCATCTGATGCATTTCGTAGGTGACTTGGAAACTTCTGCAGCCGGCAAAAGCACCCATGAAATTTGCGATAAGACATTCCGTCCTTTCTTTACTATCGaccaaaataagtcattttacACAGAATTGGTCAATATTACTAAGAAAGTAGTTATCAGCAACGACgatgataaagaaaaaattaaggtaaACTACGAGTCAGCCGACACGCTCGAGTTTGATAGAATTCTATCTCTATACAAGCTGTTTATTAGGTGCGTGATAGATTTGGAGAAATATCCCGCCTTGTCTGAGTATATCGATTATATTtctaaaagaaagaaatataacaatgatttaGTAACTATTTTCCCGTCCAATGTTTACAACAGCATTTTAGATGTGTATACCAAATATCAGATGATAGTGACAAAAGTAGATGTTAGTACGTTTATTATGGTGTGCAAAAGGTACGTTAGGCGAATTGAACGTATCAAAGCCGAAGAAAGAATAAAGTTTGGTAGTGAAgatgaaattaacaaatttatttccacCGAGGAGttgaaagttaattttaaaaagaaagtgTAG